Proteins from one Pygocentrus nattereri isolate fPygNat1 chromosome 16, fPygNat1.pri, whole genome shotgun sequence genomic window:
- the rpl37 gene encoding 60S ribosomal protein L37 isoform X1 yields the protein MTKGTSSFGKRRNKTHTLCRRCGSKAYHLQKSTCGKCGYPAKRKRKYNWSAKAKRRSTTGTGRMRHMKVVFRRFRNGFREGTVPKPRRAAVAASSSS from the exons ATG ACGAAAGGAACGTCGTCTTTCGGGAAGCGCCGCAATAAGACTCATACGCTGTGCCGCCGCTGCGGCTCCAAGGCGTACCACCTGCAGAAGTCCACCTGCGGGAAGTGCGGCTACCCTGCCAAGCGCAAGAGAAAGT ACAACTGGAGCGCCAAGGCCAAGAGGCGCAGCACCACTGGAACCGGCCGCATGAGACACATGAAGGTTGTGTTCCGCAGATTCAG GAATGGATTCCGTGAGGGAACGGTCCCCAAACCCAGGCGTGCGGCAGTGGCTGCATCCAGCTCCTCATAA